A single genomic interval of Halorubrum aethiopicum harbors:
- a CDS encoding DoxX family protein, whose product MAYQTGNPLTTDVEFALDGPWTAYWVAFLRVVTGWWFFHAGVTKLIEDGLAYTYGPAYMSEMTGTALGPIPVWMGNNLAWLIEPGVPLFETLIGLALMAGALTRFAAFGGVIFMVLFWIGNAGFGNGLVNGDFMGLLLFLTVIVLAAGRYYGLDAVIERTEFVERHPKLRYLLG is encoded by the coding sequence ATGGCATACCAAACGGGGAATCCCCTGACGACCGACGTCGAGTTCGCGCTGGACGGCCCGTGGACCGCCTACTGGGTCGCGTTCCTGCGCGTCGTGACCGGCTGGTGGTTCTTCCACGCCGGCGTGACGAAACTCATCGAGGACGGGCTGGCGTACACCTACGGCCCGGCGTACATGTCGGAGATGACCGGCACGGCGCTCGGTCCCATCCCGGTCTGGATGGGGAACAACCTCGCGTGGCTCATCGAGCCCGGCGTCCCGCTGTTCGAGACGCTCATCGGACTGGCGCTCATGGCCGGCGCGCTCACCCGGTTCGCCGCGTTCGGCGGGGTCATCTTCATGGTCCTGTTCTGGATCGGCAACGCCGGCTTCGGCAACGGTCTGGTCAACGGCGACTTCATGGGCCTGCTGTTGTTCCTGACCGTGATCGTGTTGGCCGCCGGCCGGTACTACGGCCTCGACGCGGTCATCGAGCGCACCGAGTTCGTCGAACGACATCCGAAGCTGCGGTACCTGCTCGGCTGA
- a CDS encoding class I SAM-dependent methyltransferase, which translates to MDPQSTYDRIAGHFSKTREYAWPEVESFLEGRRVGRALDVGCGNGRHTELLADRAERAVGVDLSRGLLREAVRRARDRGFAARTAFVHGDAAALPVAGDAVDLAVYVATLHHLSPRAARVRSLDELARVLRPDGVALVSAWSTAHDRFDREEGFDTTVDWTLPGGETVPRYYHVYDPEEFESDLAASDLVVDDVAVSSGNCYGVVRAPGARPDG; encoded by the coding sequence ATGGACCCGCAGTCGACGTACGACCGGATCGCCGGCCACTTCTCGAAGACGCGGGAGTACGCCTGGCCCGAGGTCGAGTCGTTCCTCGAGGGGCGACGCGTCGGGCGCGCGCTCGACGTCGGCTGCGGGAACGGAAGACACACCGAGCTGCTGGCCGATCGGGCGGAGAGAGCCGTCGGCGTCGACCTCAGTCGCGGACTGCTCCGGGAAGCGGTGCGGCGGGCGCGCGACCGCGGGTTCGCCGCCCGGACCGCGTTCGTCCACGGCGACGCGGCGGCGCTCCCGGTCGCGGGGGACGCGGTCGATCTCGCAGTGTACGTCGCCACGCTCCATCACCTCTCGCCGCGAGCCGCGCGGGTCCGGAGCCTGGACGAGCTCGCGCGCGTGCTCCGACCGGACGGGGTCGCGCTGGTGAGCGCGTGGAGCACGGCGCACGACCGGTTCGACCGCGAGGAGGGGTTCGACACGACCGTCGACTGGACGCTCCCCGGCGGCGAGACGGTGCCCCGGTACTACCACGTCTACGATCCCGAGGAGTTCGAGTCGGACCTCGCGGCGAGCGACCTCGTCGTCGACGACGTCGCCGTCTCCAGCGGGAACTGCTACGGCGTCGTCCGCGCGCCGGGGGCGCGGCCCGACGGCTGA